A part of Odontesthes bonariensis isolate fOdoBon6 chromosome 23, fOdoBon6.hap1, whole genome shotgun sequence genomic DNA contains:
- the LOC142374625 gene encoding microfibril-associated glycoprotein 4-like — MKLKVLSVLPVLLLVPLLTSCTDLVLPLDCSDIYNSDSSRPSGVYTIYPIGATSAVQVFCDVDTLEGQWTVFQRRMDGSVNFYRPWDQYKTGFGNAAGEYWLGLESLFHLTQRKKYELLVDMEDFEGNKAFARYSSFSIGPESDGYRLHVSGFTDGGAGDSLSSHNGMKFSTLDKDQDVWATHCARSFLGAFWYEKCHSANPNGVYRWGADATLYAVGVSWSSWKGSGYSLKTISMKIRPVQ; from the exons CTTAAAGTGCTCAGCGTGCTGCCAGTCCTCCTCCTGGTTCCACTGCTGACCAGCTGCACAGATCTCGTCCTCCCTCTGGACTGCAGCGACATCTATAACAGCGATTCCAGCCGACCCAGCGGAGTGTACACCATCTATCCCATCGGAGCCACGTCTGCTGTGCAG gtgttcTGTGACGTTGACACATTAGAAGGACAGTGGACG gtgtTCCAGAGGAGGATGGACGGCTCGGTGAACTTCTACAGGCCCTGGGATCAGTACAAGACGGGCTTTGGGAACGCTGCTGGGGAGTACTGGCTCG GTCTGGAGAGTCTCTTCCACCTCACTCAGAGGAAAAAGTACGAGCTGCTGGTGGACATGGAGGACTTTGAGGGAAACAAGGCGTTTGCTCGTTACTCCTCGTTTTCCATCGGCCCAGAATCTGACGGATACAGACTGCATGTGTCTGGATTCACtgatggaggagcag GAGACTCTCTGAGTAGTCACAATGGAATGAAATTCTCCACTTTGGACAAAGACCAGGACGTCTGGGCGACACACTGTGCCAGGTCATTTCTGGGGGCCTTCTGGTATGAGAAGTGTCACTCTGCAAACCCCAACGGGGTTTATCGTTGGGGCGCTGATGCTACCCTCTATGCTGTTGGAGTGAGTTGGTCCAGCTGGAAGGGCTCTGGCTACTCCCTGAAGACCATCAGCATGAAGATCCGTCCGGTGCAGTAA